In Procambarus clarkii isolate CNS0578487 chromosome 36, FALCON_Pclarkii_2.0, whole genome shotgun sequence, one DNA window encodes the following:
- the LOC123752904 gene encoding uncharacterized protein produces the protein MELVYLDPRGVEPVYHDPRGVEPVYLDPRGVEPVYLDPRGVEPVYLDPRGVEPVYLDPRDVEPVYLDPRGVEPVYLDPRDVEPVYHDPRGVELVYLDPRGVEPVYLDPRGVELVYLDPRGVEPARSTSIQEV, from the exons ATGGAACTTGTCTACCTCGACCCAAGAGGTGTAGAACCAGTCTACCACGACCCAAGAGGTGTAGAACCAGTCTACCTCGACCCAAGAGGTGTAGAACCAGTCTACCTCGACCCAAGAGGTGTAGAACCAGTCTACCTCGACCCAAGAG GTGTAGAACCAGTCTACCTCGACCCAAGAGATGTAGAACCAGTCTACCTCGACCCAAGAGGTGTAGAACCAGTCTACCTCGACCCAAGAGATGTAGAACCAGTCTACCACGACCCAAGAGGTGTAGAACTAGTCTACCTCGACCCAAGAGGTGTAGAACCAGTCTACCTCGACCCAAGAGGTGTAGAACTAGTCTACCTCGACCCAAGAGGTGTAGAACCAGCTAGGTCTACCTCGATCCAAGAGGTGTAG